The following DNA comes from Vicinamibacterales bacterium.
TGATGACCGATGCCAATGGCGCGGCGCGGACGTCGTCGGCATGTGTCCCTAGCGCCGTCGCTCACGCAGGCTGCGCCACGGCTCGTCGTCATAGCAGTCCACGAGGAAGGGCCCCTTCGCCTGGGCGGGCGAGAGAATGGCCAGGAAGGTCATCGGCTTCTTCGACCGGTTGTGAATCGCGTGCACCACGCCTTTCGGGATGAAGGCGATCTCCCCCGCTTTGAGCCGCCGCTTCTCCCGATCCACCCACTGCTCGGCCACGCCGTCCAGCACGTAGATGATCTCTTCGCGCTCGGGATGGTAGTGGAAGTCGTGACCGGCGCCGGGCCGCATCCTGACGCGCACGAGCGTCAGCTGTTCCGCCGCCGTCACA
Coding sequences within:
- a CDS encoding cupin domain-containing protein, coding for MSAKDMIESRALRFVTSAKARVELSPWGKHWWLSDPDVTAAEQLTLVRVRMRPGAGHDFHYHPEREEIIYVLDGVAEQWVDREKRRLKAGEIAFIPKGVVHAIHNRSKKPMTFLAILSPAQAKGPFLVDCYDDEPWRSLRERRR